One stretch of Leishmania infantum JPCM5 genome chromosome 24 DNA includes these proteins:
- a CDS encoding putative fumarate hydratase — MLRRVAPLLAEFNFVPLVSKVSHKETKYRLLTKDYVSVVQPGAGLPEMLRVDPAALTLLSSTAFDDVEHLLRSSHLMCLRKIFDDPEASDNDRFVALQLLKNANISSARLLPGCQDTGTAIIAGYRGDQVFVPGNDEEALSRGVYDIFQKRNFRYSQNVPLSMYDEKNTGTNLPAQIDLYASKGMEYSFMFVAKGGGSANKSFLLQESKSVLNPKSLRKFLKEKLAMFGTSACPPYHVAVVIGGTSAEMTMKVLKYASCHYYDDLITKPDMKTGYTFRDLELEKEVLEICQNIGMGAQFGGKYYAHDVRVIRMPRHGASCPIGIGVSCSADRQALGKINKDGVWLEELEMEPSQYLPDVKEDQLLKTPAVMVNLNRPMPEVLQELSKHPVRTRLSLTGTIIVARDSAHARMREMLEAGKPLPQYMKEHPVYYAGPAKQPDGLPSGSFGPTTAGRMDPFVDLFQSHGGSMVMLAKGNRSKQVTKACHKYGGFYLGSIGGPAAVLAQDAIKKVECLDMKDLGMEAVWKIEVENFPAFIVVDDKGNDFFEQL, encoded by the coding sequence ATGCTCCGCCGCGTTgccccgctgctggcggagtTTAACTTCGTGCCCCTAGTATCGAAGGTGTCGCACAAGGAAACCAAGTACCGTCTCTTGACCAAGGACTATGTCTCTGTGGTGCAGCCCGGCGCTGGGCTGCCGGAGATGCTGCGAGTGGATCCGGCAGCACTTACGCTGCTGTCCTCCACGGCCTTCGATGATGTAGAGCATCTGCTACGCTCTTCGCACCTCATGTGCCTGCGCAAGATCTTCGACGATCCCGAggccagcgacaacgacAGGTTTgtagcgctgcagctgctgaagaaCGCGAACATCTCCTCGGCCCGCTTGCTGCCCGGCTGCCAGGATACCGGCACGGCCATCATCGCGGGCTACCGCGGCGATCAGGTGTTTGTGCCCGGCAACGACGAAGAGGCCCTCAGCCGCGGCGTGTACGACATCTTCCAGAAGCGCAACTTCCGCTACAGCCAGAACGTACCGCTCAGCATGTACGATGAGAAGAACACCGGCACGAACCTGCCAGCGCAGATTGACCTCTACGCCAGCAAGGGGATGGAGTACAGCTTCATGTTCGTCGCGAAgggcggcggctcggcaaACAAGTCCttcctgctgcaggagagcAAGTCCGTGCTCAACCCCAAGTCGCTTCGCAAGTTCCTCAAGGAGAAGCTAGCCATGTTCGGCACCTCGGCCTGCCCGCCGTAccacgtcgccgtcgtcattGGTGGTACGAGCGCTGAGATGACCATGAAGGTGTTGAAGTACGCCTCCTGCCACTACTATGACGACCTGATCACAAAGCCAGATATGAAGACGGGCTACACATTCCGCGACCTTGAGCTagagaaggaggtgctggagatATGCCAGAACATCGGGATGGGTGCTCAGTTTGGCGGCAAGTACTACGCCCATGACGTGCGCGTGATCCGCATGCCTCGCCACGGGGCCTCCTGTCCCATCGGCATCGGTGTTTCGTGCAGCGCGGATCGCCAGGCGCTTGGCAAGATCAACAAGGATGGCGTGtggctggaggagctggagatgGAGCCGTCCCAGTACCTGCCGGATGTGAAGGAGGATCAACTGCTCAAGACGCCAGCGGTCATGGTGAACCTGAACCGGCCCATGCCAGAGGTTCTTCAGGAGCTCTCCAAGCACCCCGTCAGGACCCGCCTCAGCCTCACGGGCACCATTATCGTGGCGCGCGACAGTGCCCACGCCCGGATGCGCGAGATGCTAGAGGCTGGtaagccgctgccgcagtaCATGAAGGAGCACCCCGTGTACTACGCCGGCCCGGCGAAGCAGCCCGACGGTCTTCCGTCCGGCTCCTTTGGCCCGACGACGGCTGGCCGCATGGACCCGTTTGTCGACCTCTTCCAGTCTCACGGCGGCTCCATGGTGATGCTCGCCAAAGGCAACCGCAGCAAGCAGGTGACGAAAGCGTGCCACAAGTACGGCGGCTTCTACCTGGGCAGCATCGGCGGCCCAGCGGCCGTGCTGGCGCAGGATGCTATCAAGAAGGTGGAGTGCCTTGACATGAAGGACCTTGGCATGGAGGCGGTGTGGAAGATCGAAGTGGAGAACTTCCCGGCCTTCATCGTTGTGGATGACAAGGGCAACGACTTCTTCGAACAGCTCTAG